ACCCGAATTCGGGGCTTTGGGTCGCGAAAATCCCCTAAGGTGGCGCCCGGGTTGGGACGCCATCGATGCGATTCCCTGCCCGCTTATTACAGCGGTTGTATCCCCGGATTGGGAATCCGGTACAGGGCGCTATACTGGTTGTTGGCAAAGGTTCTCCAGACGATCGGAGTGTTGCAAGTGCCGAAACCCCAATCGCCGTCCGAACCGGAACCCAGCTTGCAGGACGCGGTGCCGGGATGATCGATCCGGAATTGGGCGTCTACGAAGGCCCCGATGATGTAGGGCCTTAGATCCTTGTTGGGGTCCCCGTGGGCGGCTCGCAATTCGGTGGGAGTCCTCCCGACATTGCAGTCGATATCGCCCATGGAAATCGGGGTTCCCGCGTCGTTCGAGATGTTGTAAGAGCTGCCGCAGCGGCTTCCCGATTCCCGATCGCCCGACATAAACCCGATCACGCCCGCGCGGTCCGGAACGGTGTTCGAGGTGACCTTGCCGAGCGAGATGGCTTGCGTGAAGCGGGAGGGAGCGCTGGAGGGATCATCGTTCACGAGCTCTCCGACCACTCCCCCTACCGGTCCGTATCCCGTGACGGGCCCGGCGCAATTGATGTCCTGGATGATCGCGCCTACGGCGAATCCCACCAGGCCGCCGGCCTGGAGTTCGCTCGCGATACCAGGCTTGGTCGGAGTCACGTTGACGTTCGTGAAGATTTCCTGGATTTTCACCCGGGGATCGGTACTGCTGATCTGGCCGGCGCCGCGGATCTCGCCCACGAACCCGCCGGCGGTGTAGGCCGACCCCTTCACGGTTCCCGTGGCGTAGCACCGGTAGATCTCGGAGTAATCCGCGGCCGTGCCTACGGCGAGGCCCAAGGAGTACCCGAAGTCATTGGAATTGCTCGAGCCCGATAGCGTTCCCGTGACGTAGCTGTCGGTCAGTATGGTATTGATCATGTATCCGACGATGGCCCCGGAAATGGAGCCCGCCGTGATATTGACGTTGGCGAGCTGGACCTTGCTCAGGATGGCGCCGTTGGCCGCGGAAAAGAGGCCCTGGTAAAACGCGTTACCGCCGTTGATGCGCAAACCGGTGATGGTGAACGTGTTCCCATTGAAGGTTCCGTGGAACGGGTTGGATGAGGAACCGATGGGAATGAAAGCGGCATCCGACGAGGTCATGGTGATATTCGCCCGCAACCGATAGTTTCCCGAAACGGTCATGCGCCTCAAATCGGAGAGGTTCCAGATGTCCGAGACCTGTTGGGTCGATCCCCGGGCCGCGACGGCCAAGGTATTGGTTTCCTGCGACTCCAACGGGGCTTCCCGCAAGCAGCCCTGGAGACCGAGCCCCAGCCCTAGCCCCATGAGGGCGATAGGCGCCCATCCGCCATGAAATCCCGCGCCTTTGGAGTCGTTCCGCCTCTTCGTATCCATTATCGACACCCCTTTTTTAGCGTAAGGCTTGGTTTCGCTTACGATGCAGGTTGGATGTTGCTGGCGATTCGTTTGCTTCAACCCTTCTGGATTCAGGGAGGGTGGTAGCCGCTTCGCCGTCCTGTTCCGCAGTGGGGTGGTTGAGGGGGAGAGCCACCCTTTCGCTGCACAAATTTTCACTATCTTTCCCAAGACACCTTCGTTTGGGTTCTTATCTCTATGGCTGACAACTACATCCGCGTCCGGGGCGCCAAAGCCCATAACCTGAAGAACGTCAACGTCGACATCCCCAAGGACAAGCTGGTGGTCATCACCGGGCTCTCCGGTTCCGGGAAATCGTCGCTCGCCTTCGACACCATCTATGCCGAGGGTCAGCGCCGCTACGTCGAATCGCTTTCGGCCTACGCCCGCCAGTTCCTGGGGCTGATGGAAAAGCCGGACGTCGATTTGATCGAAGGGCTCTCGCCCGCCATCAGCATCGATCAGAAATCCTCGGGCCATAACCCCCGTTCGACGGTGGGCACCATCACCGAGGTTTACGACTACCTCCGCCTGCTCTACGCGCGCGTGGGCCATGCGCGCAGCCCGGCCTCGGGCAAGCGCCTCAAGAGCCAGACCGTGCAGGAAATCGTGGACGCCATCCTGGCGCTGCCGCATCGGAAGAGCAAGGACAAGAAGGACGCGAAGGCGGCGGAAGGAAAAACCCTCGCCGACGAAGTGAAGATCATGCTCCTGGCGCCCTTGGTGAAGGATCGCAAGGGCACCTACGAGGAATTGTTCGAGCGCTACCTGGCCCAGGGCTTCGTGCGCGCCCGCGTGGACGGGCAGGTGTACCAGCTCGAAGAGAAGATCAAGCTCGATCGCTACGTGAAGCACAACATCGAATTGGTGGTGGATCGCCTGATCATCAAGCCGGATACGCGGCAGAACGCGGAGGCGGTGAAACGCCTGACCGATTCGGTGGAGATAACGCTCAATCTGGGCGAGCGCGAGATGCTGGTGAACCTGTTGGACGAGAAGGAGGACGTGTTCTTCTCGGAACGCCTGGTCGATCCCGCCACCGGCCAATCCTTCGCCGAGATCGAGCCGCATTCCTTCTCCTTCAATTCGCCCCATGGCGCCTGCCCGGCCTGCAACGGCCTTGGCTTCATCAAGGAAGTGGACACCCGCGCGGTGTTCGATCCCGAGCTGTCCATCAACGACGGCGGCATCCTTCCCTGGGCCCGCTCCGCGGACAACGAGGCCTCCTGGCCCATGCAATTGCTCAAGCAAATCTCCAAGTCCGAGGGCTTCTCGCTGGACATGCCTATCAAGAACCTGTCGAAGAAGGCCGTTGACATCATCCTCAACGGCACCGGCGAAGCCCGCTATAAGGTGAAATGGGGCGGGGACGGATCGAATACCTGGGCCGCCCGCTTCGAAGGCGTGATCAGCAGCCTTAAGCGCCGTTACGAGCAGACCGATTCCGATTTCGTCCGCCGCGAGATCGAAGAGTACATGGACGACAAGCCTTGCGGGACCTGCAAGGGCCTGCGCCTCAAGTCGGAAGCCTATACCGTCACCATCCGCGGCCTGAACATCGCCGATCTCGGCGAGATGTCCATCCAGGACGCCTACGATTGGACCCGGGCCCTGCAAGAGGCCCGCCCTCCCGCCGAGGCCGCCGATTCCTGCCTGTACCGCTTCTTCAAGATCCCGAAAATCGATCCGACCGAAGATGATCTGGGCGAGAACGAAAGGATCATCGCCAAGCAGGTCTTCAAGGAAATCCTCGCCAGGCTGACTTTCTTGGTCAGCGTGGGCCTCAACTACCTTAGCCTCAGCCGCAGCGCCCGCACCCTGTCGGGGGGCGAATCGCAGCGCATCCGCCTGGCCTCGCAAATCGGGACCGGCCTTTCCGGCGTGCTCTACGTGCTGGACGAGCCCTCCATCGGCCTGCATCAGCGTGACAACGATCGGCTGCTGACGACGTTGAAGCGCCTTCGGGATCTGGGGAATACCGTCCTCGTGGTCGAGCATGATGCGGACACCATCCGGGACGCGGATTGGGTGATCGACATCGGGCCGGGGGCCGGCGAGCATGGAGGCCGGGTGGTCTTCAACGGGTTGCCCGCGGATCTGATCGCATCGGGCAATACCGATACGGGGGCCTTCCTTTCCGGCAAGCGACGCATCGACCGCGACGAGATCCTGGAAGAGATCCGGGGGCTGGGGATACGCTTCGCGGAAGGCCGCAGCGATAAGACCCTGAAGCTGATCGGGGCCGGGCACAACAACCTGAAGAACGTGGATCTGGAAATCCCCCTGGGCCGCTTCCTTTCGGTCACCGGCGTTTCCGGCTCGGGCAAATCCTCCCTGATCAACGACGTGCTC
This region of Fibrobacterota bacterium genomic DNA includes:
- the uvrA gene encoding excinuclease ABC subunit UvrA; this translates as MADNYIRVRGAKAHNLKNVNVDIPKDKLVVITGLSGSGKSSLAFDTIYAEGQRRYVESLSAYARQFLGLMEKPDVDLIEGLSPAISIDQKSSGHNPRSTVGTITEVYDYLRLLYARVGHARSPASGKRLKSQTVQEIVDAILALPHRKSKDKKDAKAAEGKTLADEVKIMLLAPLVKDRKGTYEELFERYLAQGFVRARVDGQVYQLEEKIKLDRYVKHNIELVVDRLIIKPDTRQNAEAVKRLTDSVEITLNLGEREMLVNLLDEKEDVFFSERLVDPATGQSFAEIEPHSFSFNSPHGACPACNGLGFIKEVDTRAVFDPELSINDGGILPWARSADNEASWPMQLLKQISKSEGFSLDMPIKNLSKKAVDIILNGTGEARYKVKWGGDGSNTWAARFEGVISSLKRRYEQTDSDFVRREIEEYMDDKPCGTCKGLRLKSEAYTVTIRGLNIADLGEMSIQDAYDWTRALQEARPPAEAADSCLYRFFKIPKIDPTEDDLGENERIIAKQVFKEILARLTFLVSVGLNYLSLSRSARTLSGGESQRIRLASQIGTGLSGVLYVLDEPSIGLHQRDNDRLLTTLKRLRDLGNTVLVVEHDADTIRDADWVIDIGPGAGEHGGRVVFNGLPADLIASGNTDTGAFLSGKRRIDRDEILEEIRGLGIRFAEGRSDKTLKLIGAGHNNLKNVDLEIPLGRFLSVTGVSGSGKSSLINDVLSRVLAKELHGAKARPGVFKSIKGLEHIDKAIVIDQSPIGRTPRSNPATYTGLFTEIRNLFAMTQESKVRGYKPGRFSFNVKGGRCENCEGDGLIRIEMQFLPDVYVTCEVCKGKRYNRDTLQIDYKGKNVADVLNMTVEEGYEFFKNLPALSNKLKTLLDVGLGYIRLGQSATTLSGGESQRLKLSSELSRRSTGRTFYILDEPSTGLHFEDVRKLLVVLHSLVAQGNTVLVIEHNLDIIKNSDWVVDLGPEGGEAGGRIIAQGTVEQVAAVTGSYTGEWLRKLAEIEKALPHARQPRAKTASPAGGPAGSKPGQANGSARNPSAPDNGSQATGEPKIPEVFRAKPGKEEETPKRRGRPPKTVRV